DNA sequence from the Cyprinus carpio isolate SPL01 chromosome A9, ASM1834038v1, whole genome shotgun sequence genome:
GAAACAGGTCGGGCTCAATGGGGGGCCCAACCAATTATGAGCTTGAAGGGGCGTACCAATTTCAGTTCACTTGATGGGACAAATGATGACACTCTTTTTATCTAAAACAACTATATTGTCTCCTTTTTAACTCCTATTAAAATAGGATCATGGTTCAGTCACCACCCACATTCTTACAAAATCCTAACCCCTAAGTAGATGCAAATCTCTTCTATGTTAATTTTAGACATGTAAACATTTTGTCTGCACCAGCAGTGACTGTGATCATGAGAAGCAATGGGACATTTTGTTGATCGTCTGATTTCTATTTTTGCACTGTTGCAATGGGTGGCAATTCTCACTGTGAAATTTGATTGGTCCAAAGTCCTGTTTCAGATAATTGTGCATCAAACATTAAATGTCTCCCAAGTGGCTGCGACTTTGTCACACCACACAGCAGTTGTCGTATCAGGTGAGTTGTTTAGGACACAGACTGTTAAAACGCTGTTTTTGAATAtacttttctttcaaaataaaatatttccccAGATATGTAGGGAAGAACATTGCTGtctaaacaacaaaacatttgaaaatgtatgcatTGGTTCACCAAATGCCTGAAAATCATGAACTGGTTGCATTCTTGTCTTGAAAATCTGGTTATCTtgaagtattaataaataaacaaataaataatataaaagtaaataatttacttaaaaaaaagtaaattatcaTATTTTCTGGTGgcattttatatgcattaaatatgcattatatatacagtatatatatatatatatatatatatatatatattatatatatatatatatatatatatatatatatatacataatatatatatatatatatatatacatatatatatatatatatatatatatatatacctatacatatatatatacatacatatatatacatatactacacacatatatatatatacaatacatatattatatacatatacatacatatatatacatatatatatatatatatatatatatatacatatatatatatatacatatatatatatatacatatacatatatacatacatatatatatacatatatatatacatacatatatatatacatacatatataaatattacatatatatatataatatatatatatatatatatatatatatatatcatatatatatacatatatatatatacatatatatatatatatatatatatatatatatatatatatatatatatatatatatatatatatatatatatatatatacatataatatatacatacatatatatatacatacataaattaatagattatagtaaatattttatgataCATATTTCCTTGTGgcacattctaatatgctgatttgggtctcaaaacacattttttttttttattattgtaaatgttgaaaaccataatacatttcATTATCTATATGCTTTGCTTTTAATAATTGTTAtgtttataatttcttttaataagaaaatatacAACTTTCTTTGCATATCAAATAAAGTTTATAACCCTTGTTGTACACTAATAATATTGACTGACAGATGAGGGGACGGTCCTTCACTTTGCCCGAGATGTATCAAGAGACAGCTGGAGCGGGGCTTGGCTGCTGACATGAATGACAGGTATTTGAAAAAAACTCTGaaaattcttaatttaatttagataatcATGTGCTATTAACCAAAGTTTTGAATTTCATTTGTAAAGATTAAAGAACAATCATTAAATCACCCTCCAATATTACGCATGTACTGTATTTTGCAGATCGCGCCAAGAATCAATCCctgttgtttttattctattaACTCAGACAATTTGATAGAGAAAGACCTACTGTATCTTGGTTAGAACAAGATTGATACAAGTCTAACAATGTGTGTACACAAGACTAAGATCACAGTGGTCCCAGCGGCGATGGGTATTTATGGGGAGAAATGACCCATTACTGTATCTAATTTGTGGAGAATCGATTCTGGTATCATGCTCCATCATCCACCCACAGCTACTGTGATGCTTAGACTCAAACCGATCATTCATAGTGTATGTCAGGCAGGGGATAGAGGCAGAGAGGAGAGGCTCATATCACTAAAGAAACATAAAGAGGGAAAAGGCCTTGGAAATAAGACCTCTCTGTAGGAAGACTTCAACCTTGATATCTTCATCATTTCCTTTATAATATGTACTTGACACACAGATGAACCGGAAAATAAGGCTGAACTTTTGTTGAAACCAGTTCTCAATGTTAACAAAGTTTTGTTAGACTTTAAAAAGGTGACTGAATAATATGAGCATAAAAGAGCTAATTTTGCACTCAATTTGCCATAGTTTGGTCGGACAAACACGTAATGATCCTGGAAGCAAagttaaatttactttaaataaacttCTCATTGCACCAGAAAAAAATGCTGAGAGTTTAGAATGtggaaagtatttaaattaacaagaatattgtgtatttaaaaaaaataataataatttgattgttGTGCATAAAATGTTTTGGCATAGTTAGAATTAATTATGGAattatctctgaaaaaaaaaataggctatcAAGTCTTTAGTCTCATACTATTGAGTTGTTTGCTTGGTCTCCACATCATCTGATTTCCTGTGCTGCTTATCTTTTCATTCAGTTTCCAGATCTCCAGATTACTGTTTATTCTGCCTTCTGGGACATCGAAACATAAGACTATGCATGAATACTGCATATATTTTATCTCAATAATCATTAGGCTTCTAAAGAACGCAAACATCCAGTTAAATAACCAAAGAGAAAACCATGTGGCTCCATTTCAGTATATAAACATGCAGACTTGAATACTGATCTCTGACCAAGCACCAAAATGGAAAAAGCTACTCCAAATAAGCACCAATGCTAAGAAAAAATGCTTATTAATGAGAAGTTGAATAACAATACATGTTCAAGCTGACAAAATGCAACAATTACTCAAACAGCCACTGTTTATGACTGCAGATGGGCATCTTGGAACATGAACACATCAAGGGTTGGATGGGCTACAGTAGCGAAATAACACGCCAAGCTCCACTTCTGCCAACTAAGGACTGGAAGATAAAGCTATAGCAGCCACATGAGCAAAAACGGATGAGTGAGGATAGGAGAAACACAGCCTTGTCTGATTAATCTCAATTTCTGCCTTGTTATACAGATGTCTGGGTCAAAATTAGGTGTTAAAAGCAAAAATCTATAGATGCTTCCTTCATTTTGAGTTGGCTGTTGGCAGTGTTATAATACTGGAAATGTTTTCCTGGCAAAAACTATGCCCTTTAATGTCAAATGAGCATCATTTAAATGCTAATTCACACACTGGCCTTTTCAAATTGAAATTCCCAGCAGGATAATACTCCATGTCACAAAAAACATCAGTGGTGTTGACAGCAGCCAGTGTACTTCATGGCCtacattttgcttaaaaaaaaaaaacccttttgaaaGGACAGTTATCTATATAATACAGTCAATTCCATTACATCTGGGAGTGACTGACCACATGATAACATAAAGGGGTCAATTTTCTTCCCACTAGACAGACTGAAATATGGTTGTCACTCCTCTTTTGAGtgcttaatattgttttaaacagAGTTCAGTTATTTATGGGAAGGAcatccaaaaactgaaaaattcagGTTTTTCTCCATTGTAGTCGCTCACACAAGTCCTGATACCACTGagtttaacacaaataaaaacaaggctGAGTGAGGGATAtactaacttttaaaaaaaaaaaattgttctataTTATAAAGTGGTTATGCATGCTGAACAATCAGTATGTTGTTAAACTACAATCTAAGGCACTGTACTTATATTGCTCACAGCCTCAtgtataattttttcagttttcatgtttttcttctctttcttcgcAGAAAAATGTACACAGCAGTCACTCCTGCCTTTAAATACGTTGACACTCCAATAACTTTGCATTGTGTACAGTTTGTGGCTTTTATCTCACAGAGACCAGATTTCCATCGCCACGTTCCACGCCGTTTATTTGCTCTTTCGTCCTACAACTTTTCTTTCTTAGGTAATCTATCTTAGTGGTAACATAAGACAGATTACCACTTATGTTTTTGCAGCTGCAGCAAACACATAATACTTCAGAAACGTCAGTGGGCAAGGTCTCACGGAGCCCGTGTGCCATTTTCTCTTTCTGCTGGTTCATCTTTTTGTTACGAAACATGAAACACCTGTATACTTGAACTATGCACCACTGACAAAGCCTGCGTGTAGTGCTTTGTAATAAATCACCTTATAATTGAGTTCACTGTTTGCTATCGGGCCACAGTACTGCACTTCCCTCAAGGATGAATGGGGAATTACTGCCATCTAGCAGCAAAGTTCTTTAAATACACATCCTGAATGACTAGACATCATGTAGACATAGCTAtttctgttaatttatttaacattttacctGAAACAACTGGTAGAGCAGTTTAAATTTTAATCTCTTATTCTTAaccacttatttgatcaaaaaaaaaaaaaaaaaaaaacagtattccaATATCAAGAGTGCCAATATTCCCTGTTGAAGGTCTGTAGTATGTGATACAGCTATCTGTTAACATTCTCATACATTCCAATGACAGTTGCTCTgctaaaacatttttgattttgcaTTAGTATGAGAAGAAGTAAGGAACTTTTCTGATGGTCTTTCTTAGACCTACATGGTTGCCTCAGaaagttcaaaccaaatataatAAATCTTACTTGTACTTGACTGGAGTGACCCATATTTGTGACCCAGttttctatatatctatatcttcCTCTCTATATAATGGTGACTACCACCTTACCATCATACCTGCATTTTGCAATCCTCATATTGTAAagtgaataaaaaacacacaatatttgaTATGAGCAATTTGCTCTTTAGTTCTGtggattttgtgtagcttgtcaggaGGTCCCAGTGGATCATTTGTGTCCTGTGCCCTGTTGTAGGAAATAGCTCTGTGATTTTTGTTCTGCACTGTTGAACGTGCTGTGATCTTCCCTGCTAAATGATTCCCTCCTGCTCTTTCCATCTgttgtttttcacaaaacaaagcaCTGAGGTAGTGGGATTCTGGAAAGAGTCGAAAGAAAGGACTGCTCTGCCACAGAAACCTACTGTTTAGTTGCAAAAAGGTGTCGGCTTCAAAtaccaaatgtttttaatattggcAGAAAGTTCTATAAAATGAATTCCTGTACTGAGGATCTCTTTCCCCTTGtgtttgtttaaaggaatagaatagaataattgAAAACccttgcttccagctaaaataccagtctatccataatactgctttgtaaatttctccaaatctgttctgatgaagaaacaacccCCTCTttgtcttggatggcctgaagttgagtacattttcagtaatttttcatttttgggtaaactattcttttaaataaaacaggcgcagatgctttgttttaaataaacatttgaaacttcACAAGACTGACATCTCTGTGACCTCCCTACAGCGATCTGTGTGCTCCTGTGGTTGTGCTATAATAATTATTCACTGTGTCTGCTGTTAaggttaaaatacatatttattcagATATGTATTTGCAAAGTacagtttatgtattttatgttgatttgtttaatattaaacaataacacggaatataaaaataatacagaagcttttttttttctcaaaatatattttgtgataaatatctaataaaatatatCCTTAAAGTAtagtgtgttgtttattttaccaggtttctttatttaatttttaagattcTCTGGATCATATTTTGATACTTGGGGCATCACTTGACATTGATTGTTTTCTTTTCCTGGTGTAAGCAGGGTTGgtaacaaaacaaatatgattcatACTGACCTATGTCATCTGCTTTTGCTTCAAGCTTGTTTGGCATTTGAAAGATTCCCTTGTTGTTCTGTAAATGTGGCTACAGTCTTTCCATATGCAAAAGGTTTAGTTATAGATATTAATTATAGAttgttagatagatagaaagtTGTTGATACAGCTAATCAGATGCTTAAAGTTGCTTTATACATAAAGTGTGCGCTAAATGATAACTAACAAAGAACATCACAGATGGTTTGCAGATGGTGATGTTTGAGCCATGCATGAATCAAACATCAGTTGGTCAACATCTTATAGACATCTGCGGGTCATAATATTAGGCTTGCAGGGTTCATTAGAATAATGATGTGTTGATGTACCAATGCTAACTCAATTTTAAGTTTTCTCTGACTTTATCTTGGTATTGACTGTAAATAGCACACTGGATGCTGTCCAGTCTTTGCTTTAATGTGTACAAGTGAATTAACAaggaattaatttttaatgaaggtGACATTGCCTCCTCCTTCCTAACTGGCTCATGCCCAGTCAGCGGAGCTCTCGCTTGTCTCACCTCTTATAGTAGATCTGCTGAGTTAGCTGTCAGTTCCTGTTGTCACTTTCTGTTTTCTCAATCATAGATAAATGAAAATCAGCGACCATGTGCACAATGTTTCTTCCCATACATTTGAACTACAACACTTGAAACCATCGTAAAATTAGATAAAGAGTCTATTGCTGCACCTCTAGACAGCAAACAGCAGTTTGTTTATCTAGACTAATAAATAAGAATCATGGGACCATTTTTATTTGCATCCTATGAACTGAATAAAATGCCTTCTATTAAGGCTAACGAACAAAATGGGGACTGACTCAAGAGTATTGTTGAGTAGAGCTGCATATATGAAAAGCAAGAGTAATTTAGAAAATCTTTTTGATCGTACATTCAGTTCTGTACTTGTCAAAGTTTGTTTTTCCTCTCCATCATCTGGTCAGtgcgaaaaataaataataggccTACGCTTTGTAAAACAGAAATGCTGCATTGGCTGAAGACAAAAGCAACTTGCACAATGATTTTAGTAATAGTTTTACAAATTCAATTTGATCTCATGCTAGTAAACGGAGACAATGAGAGACAAAGTTTGCAAGTGAAGTTGCATGACAGTCGGTGAGATAAGATATTGTAATGTACTTTAAGATAAAGCTTTCCTTCTTCAGACACAGACGCCACCCAGCGGTAGAATAAATGCAACGCACGTCGAAAACGAAAGTAAACTGGctcttttttgggtttttttttttttttttttgcagcatagGTTGTAGCGTAAACGTGTCGTAGAAAATGGACAAAATCATCTTGGAAAACAAACCTAAGCTTATCAAATGCCTTAGTTCGGATTCAGAACTTTTATTGCAACATGTTCAAGCTAAAAAACTTATAACAATGTCGCAGTATAATGAACTGATGGACATGAAACCTAAGGAAAGGGTTATTATCAAACTTCTGGACATCATCCTTAGTAAGGGTGAAAATGTGTGTCGAAAATTTCTGGATTTGCTGAAAgaagatgatgtgaatgaaatttCACCTGAACTCAGAGATTGGATCAAAACAGTGGACACTgaatgtaagttgctttgcaaAAGCCTTGTGCACATTTATGGAGAGGCCTAATGGCATTGGGCTAATGCATTCATTCATATCATAtcgacataaaaaataaatgttagttcATAAAGAGAAACTAGTAGTCCGTTTTAGCTGAATTGGGTGGAAAAAATGCACAGCAATCACTTGGACTTCCATTTCGACAATggatgtttgtttaaataaaaaacgcAAATGGAAAGCGAAAGAGCTACATGATGACGATTCTTTCCTATATGAAACACTTAATTTAAGccacaacatacaaacatattCGACCTACTGAAAAATGCCTTCCTGCCTAGTGTGAAGTCTCACACATTAACAAAGATTTGGTACAAATATTATGTGATTTAATGGGAAAGGATGGATTTTCCGCCCTCAAGTGTCTTCAGAACTTTAGtgtactattactactactactagtactgTACTActaccagtgttgggaaggttactttggaaatgtaataggttaatGTTTTAGGTTTAAGATTTTTAGTTACCCTATTTAGAAttaactatttcagttactttaataaagtgatgtaactgattactttttgattacttttctaaattgcTAATGTTTTGAACtgttattcattttcaaacatttaaactagGCAGGGTTAACCGTATAGTAGTTTTcaactgattactgtcagactttcgaaatccttcatcacttgaattaagaatcaagtaaaatctgattttaaagCACAGCGACCACAAAATCAGAGCTTACTTTGAGATCGtttttgaggttaaatacagatttaaaaccataTCAGGGAATATTTTAGTAACTATGATACTGTTTctcaaatctttgcataactatgacaggaaacactggaatCTAACAAtgcagtgaaaataaataaataaaataaaacagttaatcttaaaaaaataaaaataaagcatatacataaacccaaataggaaataagcaACAACAGTTATTGAATAAGCATGTGTTTTATTCTGTGTTGTAAATTCCTGAAATATTGaagtctcatattttagagcagtcagtgcAATATGCAATATGTGGGTGTGGTCATGAAAATAAATTCAGATGTAACCCTcattgtaatcgttaacattttcataagtaactgtaatttacttATGCATTTTTTCTCAggaactgtaactgattacaattacatttattttgtaattaaattacataattttgttGCATGTATTGTAACTACTGTTACTCCTCAACACTGACTACTACTAATAATcatcctattttttttaattttatttataattttacagatCAGAAAACAGAAGAAGACTGCAAAAGAAGAGAAAGTGGTGACAGGCCAATACAAGGTTAGATTTTAGATCTTGATTAAATCTTttttctgtatatactgtatgcatgcatgcatgtacagTGTGTAGGATATATACATGGATGAGTCAGTATATAAATTAACAAGGATTTGGGACAAATATGATGTGATTTGATGGAAAACGATGGATTTCAGTTTTGAGTTAGCTGGCTCCCTCAAGTGTCTTTATTCATATTGTTCAACTTTAGTGACATTGAATTGCCCTGCATGGAAAAGAACTGTAAAGTTGCTatgaatacttttaaatatgtattGTGGTATACTGGGCAGATAAATGAAATGCAGTCAATAGGATGCTTGCATGATTTTTGCCAcccaaaataatcttttttttctttttcatcagaGACTGCAAACATGGCAAGTCATTCATGCATCAAAGTAAAATGTTAGtgtgatttatattattaataatgggaAACATTATCAGATATACAATCAACAATTGTATGaattgacagtttttattttattttaattttttttaaaggcaacaTCTCTTCATCTGATGGCAGCAGTATATTTTCACCTGTCATAACTGGTAGAAGTCTGTGCCCCATTGAATTTAATACAACTGCACCCTCTGGCAGATCAGATGTGCAGGCAAATTGTAAGTGTAATGCATGGAAGTtgccttaaacaaacaaacaaacaataaaataaataaataaatgcatacaaacatacatacataaaattggtctgtgaaaaaaaataaaaaaaaataacactgcctaaaactattaaaaatgttaataaaatgttgctTTACCTTCAGAAAATATTGATCATGTACCTCTGGAAGCCAAAGTAAATTTTATATAagctgctgtatttatttattattattactttatttttatttattttttaaacatttttctttggcATTTGCAATTTTATGAAGCCCTCATATTTTGGACACAACTACATATGGTTTAAAAACCAGGTTTGTGTAATTTAGCAATTttcaaacaataaacaacacaattaaataGCCAAAAAGAAATGGGAAAATTTTGCTCTAACATGATCACAGGCACAATCTTGGACACAGCTacattttatggttttggttATCAAAATGTGCTTATAAATAACAATAGCAATAATCAAAGACCATCCAAATGGGCTTTCTTATTTGTTAACCTGATTTATCAATGTAAgatactttattgtcattgcacaagGTACAATGAAATTTAGAATGTCAagtcacatatatgtgtgtgtgtgtgtgtgtgtgtgtgtgtgtatatatatatatgtatttttatttttatatatatatatataaatacattaagcCACTGAAGGCACATTGCACACTGTATTAGATACATTAGATGTTGTAGTGCATGTATTGTCcttaataataatcctttccccCCTAATGTTTCAGACCAGAAACCTGATAGAGACAGTCAACAGAGGCCAATACAAGGTTAGAGTAAGCTGTTTTCTTTATAGTCAATATAATTCTCTTTCCAGtatcttatgattttatttattctttttgtattcccAGATTGTCcgatgtttctaaaaaaaaactttagtctATTGGTTCAAAAAGTGAGGAACATTAATCCCATTATTGATGATCTTGTACTACATGATGAATCAGTTGCAAATGTGAGAGCGAAGTCAACGGATCAAGAGAAGATGAGGACACTGCTTGGCTATGTGAATTGTGAAAGCATTGCTAAGGACCTGGTCACCGCTCTGTACAAGCATGAAAAACCTCTAATGAATGAACTGCAGAACAACTACTGAAAGTTATTTTGTTTACTCACCAGATTAGAAGCATGTTACTATGAAGAAATGCCATATATAATGCCATACTGCTTTAAAgtaatgtgttttaatgaaaatCGTAAATTGTTGAAACATTGGaagtttttcattacattttatgaatttaataaagatcaaattataataatcaaaacaattaatgtatttttatcacCATTAAATGACAAACATCCTAACATCACATGCATTTTGTTGAAGTAAGTGCTGGATGGAAATTGACAGCATATGTATAACTGCtaaatactatctatctatctatccatccatccatccatgtctgtctaaaatgtatttagtttaaaCCCTTACAGCTACAGGTCGTATTCATTCGCatcaaagaaaatatatattagccTGTTTTCAATTCAAACGCAACTGGAGCCGCAGTAACAGTGTTCAGTCACTAGGTGGGGATGGTGGTTCAGCCATTGAAGGAGGCGCTTGAACCGTGACTAAGAGCACCTGTTGGCGTTCAGCTCGGCACAGgtaaaactaaatacaaatgtaatatgAATTGTAAACCGTTGTTCAAACTAAAGAGCGTTATTACATTAAGGTGTGCAATAGGAAAACATGACAGCGAGAGTGACTGATATCACCAAAATAATAGATAGCTAAATTTAAGTCGAATGAAAATCATTACAAATGCATCATCACACAATCTGTCTGTGCACAAAACCAAcaaatgtaatgtgtgtttaaTGTAAGCCAACACATCATGACAACGCGCACAGCAAAACAAATTAGCGGCAGACACTTAATGACAAACAAGCAGTgcttataataactaataatattatttggtACAGCGGCCTAGTATATGTCCTCAGTTAAGTTATTCTTGGCTTGCATCGAGACGTGAATAATAGCTAGTTTGTTTatcagcctatatatatatatatatatatatatatatatatatatatatatatatatatatatatatatatatatatatatatatatatgtgtgtgtgtacatatgtgtgtgtgtgtgtatatatatatatatatatatatatatatatatatatatatatatatatatatatatatatatatatatatacacacacacacacacacacacacacacacacacacacacacacacacacacagtatctcacaaaagtgagtacaccccttaCTTTTCAGCAACTATTTTAGTATATCTTCACAAGGGACAATACTATAGAAATTAAacttattcatataaaatatattttagaggaGTCAATGCGCAGCACACAAATTTGTGCATCTTGTATTAGAGCAGTTAAAATTTGATGCTTTGAGTACAATTCTCTCATACTGACCACTGGATGCTCCACATGGTACCtcatggcaaagaactctctgaGGATTTGAGAATTAGAACTGTTGCTCTCCACATAGATGGCCTAGGCTATAAGAAGATCTGTAACACCCTTAAACTGAGTTGCAGTGCAGTGGCCAGGGTCATACAGAGGGTTTCTAAGATGAGTTCCACTCGGAACAGGCCTCGCAAGGGTCCATCAAAGATGTTGAGTCCTCGTGCTGTGCATCAGGTACAAAAGctggcttcaaaaaaaaaaaaaaagacgcatgagtgctgccagcattgcTTTAGAGGTTGCAGAAGTGGAAGGTCAGCTAGTCAGTGCTCAAACCATAGGCCACACACTGCAACAAGTCGGTTTGCATGGCCGTTGTCCCATAAGGAAGCCTCTCCTAAAGCTGGCTCACAAGAAAGCCtgcaaacagtttgctgaagacaacCTGTCCAAGAGCATAAATTTCTAgaaccatgtcctgtggtctgatgagactaAAGCCcgattcggacggtaattgtttctcagagggatgtaagtgattttcactatttacagggggtagtcggtgatttaattgctgtccgaatccaggatgtcggtgtttttctctcaccacccctGTAAAACCCCCCggccaaattacctactgttttgtGACAAACACAGAGGTTCTGTTCCCAGGTTCGtataggatcacagaactcactcctcctcTGTGAATATATCGCCATCTGAATCCATGAGTTTtaggtgatatgtaaatttatttttacagatgccacatgagaaacaattactgcCTTGTTTGGATCAGATGGTGTCCAGCATGTGTGGCGACGCCCTGGTGAGGAGTACCAAGTAAATTGTGTCTTACAGTCAAGCACAGTTGTGGTAGCATCATGGTCTGGGGGTGCATGAGTGCGGTTGGTGCTGGGGAGCTGCGGTTCATTGAGGGAAACATGGGTTCCAGCATGTACTATGACATCGTGAAGCAGAACATGATGCCCTCCCTTCAGAAACTGGGCTGAACGGCAGTTTTCCAACATGATAATGACTCCAAACACACCGCCAAGATGACAACTGCCTTACTGAGGAAGCTGAAGGTGAAGGTGATGGAGTGGCCAAGTATGTCTCCAGACCTGAACACTATCGAGCACCTGTGGGGCATCCTCAAGTGGAAGGTGGAGAAGCACCATGTGTCTAACATCCAGCAGCTCCGTGATGTCATtatggaggagtggaagaggaTCCCAGCAACACCCTGTGCAGCTCTGGTGAATTCCATGCCCAGGAGGATTAATGCAGTGCTAGGTAAGATTGgtgttgtaataaaatataatattaacactTTGGACACAGTTTTGACATATTCACttagggtgtactcacttttgttgcCAGTTATTTAGACAACAGTGGCTATATGTTGAGTTATTTTTAGAGGACAGTAAATCTGTACTGCTATACAAGCTGCACATTGACTAGTCTAAAGTATATCCAATTTTCATTTCTATAGTATTTTCCCTTGACAGCATATAATAAAATCGTTGctgaaatgtgaggggtgtactcacttttgtgagatactgtatatattttttttgttttgttttgtttcccagATAGAGATCCCCATAGCAGGCGGAACTTGTCATAAAGTTAATGATAACTGATAGTGACAACATATAATGATATGTTTGATACATTTTTCTGTCGTAT
Encoded proteins:
- the si:dkey-10c21.1 gene encoding uncharacterized protein si:dkey-10c21.1 isoform X1, with protein sequence MDKIILENKPKLIKCLSSDSELLLQHVQAKKLITMSQYNELMDMKPKERVIIKLLDIILSKGENVCRKFLDLLKEDDVNEISPELRDWIKTVDTEYQKTEEDCKRRESGDRPIQETANMASHSCIKVKCNISSSDGSSIFSPVITGRSLCPIEFNTTAPSGRSDVQANYQKPDRDSQQRPIQDCPMFLKKNFSLLVQKVRNINPIIDDLVLHDESVANVRAKSTDQEKMRTLLGYVNCESIAKDLVTALYKHEKPLMNELQNNY
- the si:dkey-10c21.1 gene encoding uncharacterized protein si:dkey-10c21.1 isoform X2, which encodes MDKIILENKPKLIKCLSSDSELLLQHVQAKKLITMSQYNELMDMKPKERVIIKLLDIILSKGENVCRKFLDLLKEDDVNEISPELRDWIKTVDTEYQKTEEDCKRRESGDRPIQGNISSSDGSSIFSPVITGRSLCPIEFNTTAPSGRSDVQANYQKPDRDSQQRPIQDCPMFLKKNFSLLVQKVRNINPIIDDLVLHDESVANVRAKSTDQEKMRTLLGYVNCESIAKDLVTALYKHEKPLMNELQNNY